One Qiania dongpingensis genomic window carries:
- a CDS encoding sensor histidine kinase: MKAYSLISYIISYGFLMAYFLLFIGLKYTEKKSLAICAVSASVSCAMEFLLLYVFSGSSFFYVTVTLIQIFITQFTAVFISKTRDSKAVFTGLSGSNYVMAGGIVGAIVEIYTGSGILAIFASGMAHFLLLLILVIKIRKIYLSFFEKRDMGKWWGLCLIPSLFYSCFCFLAIFPNSLHDNRQNILGVILLLITMFVSYIVIFRYVENETKRSELYWENELFESYIHGLESQYKAVEKAEYNLRILRHDMRHYMGIINSLLEQKEYDEVKKIIRNVSEVISDNKIGKYCENMKVNSIVSNLMEKADGLGASVNIKMTVPEKVPVDDLELASVIANLLENALDSVEELNKEERSVSLLVWCADSRLIIEAENRCSKEVQMNPITKLPVSRKGKGHGIGLQSVSAFANKLDADFDCCCESGTFTVRLLANF; the protein is encoded by the coding sequence ATGAAGGCATATAGTTTGATTTCCTATATTATAAGTTATGGTTTTTTAATGGCGTATTTTCTTTTGTTCATTGGGCTGAAATATACGGAAAAAAAATCTCTGGCCATATGTGCTGTATCCGCCTCCGTCTCCTGTGCTATGGAATTTTTACTCCTATATGTGTTTTCCGGCAGCTCTTTTTTCTATGTAACAGTAACTTTGATCCAGATTTTTATCACGCAGTTTACCGCAGTATTTATTTCAAAGACGAGAGACAGCAAAGCGGTCTTTACCGGTTTGAGCGGATCCAATTACGTGATGGCGGGCGGAATCGTCGGGGCGATAGTAGAAATCTATACGGGAAGCGGAATTTTGGCCATATTTGCCAGTGGAATGGCGCATTTCCTGCTGCTTTTGATACTCGTCATCAAAATAAGAAAGATATATCTAAGCTTTTTCGAAAAAAGAGATATGGGGAAGTGGTGGGGCCTGTGCCTGATCCCTTCTCTTTTTTACAGCTGCTTTTGCTTTCTTGCTATATTCCCGAATTCTCTTCATGATAACCGTCAGAATATACTGGGGGTCATATTGCTTCTGATCACCATGTTCGTCTCTTATATCGTGATATTCCGCTACGTGGAGAATGAAACGAAAAGAAGTGAACTGTACTGGGAAAATGAGCTGTTTGAATCTTATATCCATGGACTGGAGTCCCAGTATAAGGCGGTGGAAAAAGCTGAGTACAATTTAAGGATTTTGCGCCATGACATGCGCCACTACATGGGAATCATCAATTCTCTGCTGGAACAGAAGGAATATGATGAGGTTAAGAAGATCATTAGGAATGTGTCAGAAGTGATCTCGGATAATAAGATCGGGAAGTACTGCGAAAATATGAAAGTGAACAGTATTGTTTCTAACCTGATGGAAAAAGCGGACGGGCTTGGCGCGTCTGTAAATATAAAAATGACGGTGCCGGAAAAGGTGCCGGTGGACGATTTGGAGCTGGCGTCGGTGATCGCGAATCTGCTGGAGAACGCGCTGGACTCTGTGGAAGAGCTGAATAAAGAAGAAAGGTCTGTTAGTCTGCTCGTATGGTGTGCGGACAGCCGCCTGATCATAGAAGCAGAGAACCGATGCAGTAAGGAAGTACAGATGAATCCAATCACAAAGCTTCCTGTGAGCCGGAAGGGGAAAGGACATGGGATAGGGCTGCAGAGCGTGTCGGCATTTGCGAATAAGCTCGACGCTGATTTTGACTGCTGCTGTGAGAGCGGGACGTTTACAGTCAGGCTGCTTGCGAATTTTTGA
- a CDS encoding LytR/AlgR family response regulator transcription factor, producing the protein MLKVVICDDNIKDLMSTEKMLIRFQEFYQQEQWEWEKFTDSNMLYNKVGSGDLADIYILDMLMPVKNGIEIGRRIRDMGRDRVIIYTTTSDDFALDAYGVQAARYLLKPIKEENFYEAMEYAFAAVDTKDEPLFPLKTQEGILSLPHSKIVYVENKDRTLHIHLADGRVMKSLFIRTSFGDEIGNLSENPSFLQVHKSFVVNLRYAEKLKQTGLEMRNEDTVPVSKKRYAAVKRKYLSYMADRYR; encoded by the coding sequence ATGCTGAAGGTTGTGATCTGCGATGACAACATAAAGGATTTGATGAGCACAGAAAAAATGCTGATCAGGTTTCAAGAGTTTTATCAGCAAGAGCAGTGGGAATGGGAAAAGTTTACAGATTCCAATATGCTTTATAACAAGGTTGGGTCGGGAGATTTGGCCGATATCTATATTTTGGATATGCTCATGCCGGTTAAAAACGGCATTGAGATAGGCCGGAGGATTCGGGATATGGGCAGGGACCGGGTGATCATCTATACTACAACGTCGGATGACTTTGCTCTGGACGCATATGGGGTGCAGGCGGCAAGGTATCTGCTGAAGCCAATAAAAGAAGAAAATTTTTATGAGGCTATGGAATATGCGTTTGCGGCAGTGGATACAAAGGATGAACCGTTGTTTCCGCTGAAAACGCAGGAGGGAATCCTCTCTTTGCCCCATTCTAAAATAGTGTATGTGGAAAATAAGGACAGAACGCTCCATATACACCTGGCGGACGGCAGAGTCATGAAAAGCCTTTTCATCAGAACGAGCTTTGGAGATGAGATTGGGAACCTCTCGGAGAATCCTTCTTTTCTGCAAGTCCATAAATCTTTTGTTGTCAATCTGAGATATGCAGAAAAGCTGAAGCAGACCGGTTTGGAGATGAGGAATGAAGATACCGTGCCTGTGAGCAAAAAAAGATACGCGGCAGTGAAGAGAAAGTATCTGTCCTATATGGCTGACAGATATCGATAG
- a CDS encoding DUF3881 family protein — MHKYLRAIGFSEYTKKQDIEELLEQTVQCPGETQLVQLDDGGTREQIYAEVGNGIGISVCGEMNDRDILEREYYFPYLRSTCITTQAPCQVQRHAEKESYAGICEEYRLGVSLIFYLQNGMEYVKRRQDKFHSSQISSVMLSALSIYGRILLPVQKTEKQKEKIKVASENRSSLLEAARKGDSEAMDSLALEDIDLYAAISGRVRNEDVYSIVDSCFMPFGVECDQYSILGEILEVEIVTNRWTNEEIYVLMVECNDIMFQVGINKQDLLGEPVVGRRFKGPVWLQGQVNFLD, encoded by the coding sequence ATGCATAAATATCTGCGGGCGATAGGGTTCAGTGAGTATACGAAAAAGCAGGATATTGAAGAGCTTCTGGAGCAGACGGTCCAGTGCCCCGGGGAGACTCAGCTGGTTCAGCTGGATGACGGAGGGACAAGGGAACAGATCTATGCGGAGGTGGGAAACGGTATAGGCATCTCCGTCTGCGGGGAAATGAATGACCGGGATATATTGGAAAGGGAATACTATTTTCCCTATCTGCGGAGCACCTGCATCACCACACAGGCGCCCTGCCAGGTGCAGCGCCATGCGGAAAAGGAATCCTATGCCGGGATCTGTGAGGAATACCGGCTTGGTGTATCTTTGATCTTTTATCTCCAGAATGGAATGGAATATGTGAAGAGGCGTCAGGATAAGTTCCACAGCTCTCAGATATCGTCGGTCATGCTGTCGGCGCTTTCCATCTATGGAAGGATCCTGCTGCCGGTCCAGAAGACCGAAAAGCAGAAGGAAAAGATCAAGGTGGCGTCCGAGAACAGGAGCAGTCTTTTAGAAGCGGCGAGGAAAGGCGATTCGGAGGCCATGGATTCCCTGGCTTTGGAGGATATCGATCTTTATGCCGCTATCTCCGGCCGGGTCCGCAACGAGGATGTCTATTCCATAGTGGACTCCTGTTTTATGCCTTTCGGCGTGGAATGTGACCAATATTCGATCCTGGGAGAAATTTTAGAGGTGGAAATCGTCACAAATAGGTGGACAAATGAGGAAATTTATGTTTTAATGGTAGAGTGCAACGACATTATGTTCCAGGTGGGCATCAATAAGCAGGATTTGCTTGGCGAGCCGGTGGTGGGACGTAGGTTTAAGGGGCCTGTATGGCTTCAGGGTCAGGTGAATTTCCTGGATTGA
- the serS gene encoding serine--tRNA ligase yields the protein MIDIKFLRENPEAVKENIKKKFQDRKLPLVDEVIALDKENREIKQEVESLRASRNRLSKEIGALMKQGKKEEAEKIKAQVNANAARVEELSAREREVEEAIQKNMMTIPNIIDPSVPIGKDDTENVEVTKYGEPVVPDFEIPYHTKIMESFGGIDLESAGRVAGNGFYYLMGDIARLHSSILAYARDFMINRGFTYCIPPFMIRSNVVTGVMSFDEMDAMMYKIEGEDLYLIGTSEHSMIGKFIDTVSPEEKLPYTLTSYSPCFRKEKGAHGIEERGVYRIHQFEKQEMIVVCRPEESPMWFEKLWQNTVDLFRSMDIPVRTLECCSGDLADLKVKSYDVEAWSPRQQKYFEVGSCSNLGDAQARRLKIRVNGKDGKYFAHTLNNTVVAPPRMLIAFLENNLNADGTVDIPAVIQPYMGGQTKLVPKEEG from the coding sequence ATGATAGACATTAAATTTTTGAGAGAGAATCCGGAAGCAGTAAAGGAAAACATCAAGAAGAAATTCCAGGACAGGAAGCTGCCGCTGGTGGACGAAGTGATCGCTTTAGATAAGGAAAACAGAGAAATCAAGCAGGAGGTTGAGAGCCTCCGCGCCAGCCGGAACCGTCTTTCCAAGGAGATCGGCGCGCTGATGAAGCAGGGAAAGAAGGAAGAAGCAGAAAAGATCAAGGCTCAGGTAAATGCCAACGCCGCCCGGGTTGAGGAGCTGTCGGCGAGGGAACGTGAAGTGGAGGAGGCCATTCAGAAGAATATGATGACCATCCCCAATATCATTGACCCGTCCGTGCCCATCGGAAAAGATGATACGGAAAATGTGGAAGTGACCAAGTACGGGGAACCGGTCGTGCCAGATTTTGAGATCCCTTACCATACAAAGATTATGGAAAGCTTTGGAGGGATCGATCTGGAAAGCGCGGGACGGGTGGCCGGAAACGGTTTTTATTATCTGATGGGCGATATCGCAAGGCTCCATTCTTCCATTTTGGCTTACGCGAGGGACTTCATGATTAACAGGGGATTTACGTACTGCATACCGCCGTTCATGATCAGGAGCAATGTGGTGACCGGCGTGATGAGCTTTGATGAAATGGATGCGATGATGTATAAGATCGAGGGAGAAGATCTGTATCTGATCGGCACCAGCGAACATTCCATGATCGGAAAGTTCATCGATACGGTATCTCCGGAAGAGAAGCTCCCCTATACACTGACCAGCTATTCTCCTTGCTTCCGCAAGGAAAAGGGCGCTCATGGAATCGAAGAAAGAGGCGTGTACCGTATCCATCAGTTTGAAAAACAGGAAATGATCGTTGTATGCAGGCCGGAGGAAAGCCCCATGTGGTTCGAGAAGCTGTGGCAGAATACGGTGGACCTGTTCCGTTCCATGGATATTCCTGTCCGCACCCTGGAATGCTGTTCCGGCGATCTGGCGGATCTGAAGGTGAAGTCCTACGATGTGGAGGCATGGTCTCCCAGGCAGCAGAAATATTTCGAAGTGGGAAGCTGCTCCAACTTAGGTGATGCACAGGCCCGCCGTCTCAAAATCCGTGTGAACGGAAAAGACGGGAAATATTTTGCCCACACATTGAATAATACAGTAGTAGCGCCGCCTCGTATGCTGATAGCATTTTTGGAGAATAATCTGAATGCGGACGGCACCGTGGACATTCCCGCGGTGATTCAGCCGTACATGGGCGGACAGACGAAGCTGGTGCCGAAGGAAGAAGGATGA
- a CDS encoding asparaginase, with the protein MKKILLLSTGGTIASSPTENGLSPQMDGASMVRLIPELNGLCEIHYKELLSLDSTNIQPEEWASIAQAVFAGLSIFDGVVITHGTDTMAYTAAALSFMLQNLNKPVILTGSQIPIEEPNTDGKRNILDAFHAAADGRLAGVYLVFDGIIIHGCHARKTSSLGLHAFESINREPEGSVKDGKVILNREPAPLSRKSLTLNDNFNPNVLLLKLVPGMKPELLEAIPQLGYRAVVLEAFGLGGIPNSRRNLLPPIKALIKKEIPVAVTTQCIHDGCDLTVYDVGVEASKAGVLSAGTMTTEAAFAKLMWILGQTADLNKIKELFSQDFFGEFAEN; encoded by the coding sequence ATGAAGAAGATCTTACTCCTCTCCACAGGCGGCACCATCGCCTCTTCCCCGACGGAAAACGGTCTCTCTCCTCAGATGGACGGCGCGTCCATGGTACGTCTGATTCCGGAACTGAACGGTCTTTGTGAGATTCACTATAAAGAACTTCTGAGTCTGGACAGCACCAACATCCAGCCGGAAGAGTGGGCTTCCATCGCACAGGCCGTCTTTGCAGGCCTTTCCATCTTTGACGGCGTAGTCATTACCCACGGTACCGATACCATGGCATACACTGCCGCCGCGCTGTCCTTCATGCTGCAAAATCTCAACAAACCGGTAATTCTTACCGGCTCCCAAATACCCATCGAAGAGCCGAACACAGACGGAAAGCGCAATATCCTCGATGCGTTCCACGCAGCCGCGGACGGACGGCTTGCCGGAGTGTACCTCGTCTTTGACGGCATCATCATCCACGGCTGCCATGCCCGGAAGACCAGTTCCCTTGGGCTTCACGCTTTTGAAAGTATAAACCGCGAGCCGGAGGGATCCGTCAAAGACGGCAAAGTGATCTTAAACAGGGAACCGGCTCCCCTTTCCAGGAAATCCCTGACACTTAACGATAACTTCAACCCCAATGTCCTGCTCCTTAAGCTGGTCCCCGGCATGAAGCCGGAACTGCTGGAAGCCATACCGCAGCTGGGATACCGGGCCGTGGTGCTGGAAGCCTTCGGCTTGGGAGGGATACCGAACTCACGCAGAAATCTGCTTCCACCCATTAAAGCCCTGATCAAAAAGGAAATCCCAGTGGCAGTCACCACCCAATGCATCCATGACGGCTGTGATCTGACTGTATATGACGTGGGCGTGGAGGCCTCCAAAGCAGGCGTGCTCTCCGCCGGCACCATGACCACCGAAGCCGCATTTGCCAAGCTGATGTGGATATTAGGGCAGACTGCTGACTTAAATAAAATAAAAGAACTCTTCAGCCAGGATTTTTTTGGCGAATTTGCTGAAAATTGA
- the gdhA gene encoding NADP-specific glutamate dehydrogenase — MSYVDEMISRAIDKNPGEPEFHQAVREVLDSLRPVIDENEAMYRRDAILERLIEPERVVSFRVPWVDDKGQVQVNRGYRVQFSSAIGPYKGGLRFHPSVNQGIVKFLGFEQIFKNALTDLPIGGGKGGADFDPKGKSDREVMAFCQSFMNELYRHIGANTDVPAGDIGVGGREVGYLYGQYKRLTGRYEGVLTGKGLTFGGSLVRKESTGYGLVYITEEMLRNHEMTMSGKTVIVSGSGNVAIYATERAQHFGAKVVALSDSSGFVYDPKGIRIDIVKDIKEKRRGRIKEYVDEVPSAKYTEGRGIWNIPCDIALPCATQNELTLSDAKALKENGCFAICEGANMPVTQEATDYVMESEMFFLPGKASNAGGVTTSALEMTQNSERLYWSFEKTDSRLKEIMVNIYAQISGAAKDYGYEDNYVIGANIAAFKKIADAMHSQGIV, encoded by the coding sequence ATGTCATATGTAGATGAAATGATTTCCCGTGCAATCGACAAGAACCCTGGTGAACCGGAATTCCACCAGGCGGTACGCGAGGTACTCGATTCTCTTCGCCCGGTAATCGATGAGAACGAGGCAATGTACCGGAGAGACGCTATTCTGGAGCGTCTCATCGAGCCGGAGCGTGTTGTGTCATTCCGCGTCCCCTGGGTTGACGACAAGGGACAGGTACAGGTGAACCGCGGCTATCGTGTCCAGTTCTCCAGCGCCATCGGACCTTACAAAGGTGGACTTCGTTTCCATCCTTCCGTAAACCAGGGCATTGTAAAATTCCTGGGCTTTGAACAAATCTTTAAAAACGCACTCACCGATCTTCCCATCGGCGGCGGCAAAGGCGGGGCCGACTTTGACCCCAAGGGCAAATCTGACCGTGAGGTAATGGCGTTCTGCCAGAGCTTCATGAATGAGCTTTACCGCCATATCGGAGCCAATACGGACGTCCCCGCCGGAGATATCGGCGTGGGAGGCAGAGAAGTCGGCTACTTGTACGGACAGTACAAACGTCTTACAGGGCGTTATGAAGGTGTGCTCACAGGAAAGGGACTGACCTTCGGCGGTTCTCTGGTCCGGAAAGAGTCCACAGGCTATGGTCTCGTGTATATTACCGAGGAGATGCTGCGGAATCATGAAATGACCATGAGCGGGAAGACCGTCATAGTATCCGGCTCCGGCAATGTGGCCATTTACGCGACTGAGCGCGCTCAGCACTTCGGGGCGAAGGTGGTCGCACTGAGCGATTCCAGCGGCTTTGTCTATGATCCCAAAGGCATCCGCATTGATATCGTTAAGGATATCAAGGAAAAGCGCAGAGGACGGATCAAAGAATACGTGGATGAGGTCCCTTCTGCAAAGTATACGGAAGGCAGAGGAATCTGGAACATTCCATGTGATATCGCTCTTCCCTGCGCGACGCAGAATGAGCTGACCCTCTCAGACGCCAAAGCTCTGAAGGAAAACGGCTGTTTTGCCATCTGTGAAGGCGCTAATATGCCTGTCACCCAGGAAGCCACCGATTACGTGATGGAAAGCGAAATGTTTTTCCTGCCCGGCAAAGCATCCAACGCGGGAGGCGTCACCACTTCCGCCCTGGAGATGACCCAGAACAGCGAGCGTCTTTACTGGTCCTTTGAAAAGACAGATTCCAGGCTGAAAGAGATCATGGTAAATATATATGCTCAGATCAGCGGCGCGGCAAAGGATTACGGCTACGAGGATAATTATGTGATCGGCGCCAACATCGCCGCTTTTAAGAAGATCGCCGACGCCATGCATTCGCAGGGCATTGTATAA
- a CDS encoding response regulator produces the protein MNKPLILIVEDDTAVKNLISTTLEMQNYKFHTAETGQQAVMAAASQNPDVMLLDLGLPDMDGVEIIKKVRSWSNMPIIVISARSEDRDKIDALDAGADDYLTKPFSVEELLARLRVTLRRLSYMQSSKAADEVVFVNGDLRIDYSAGCAYMEEKELHLTPIEYKLLCLLAKNVGKVLTHTYITREVWGSAWENDVASLRVFMATLRKKIETDPAQPKYIQTHVGVGYRMLRIE, from the coding sequence ATGAATAAGCCATTGATACTAATTGTAGAAGACGATACGGCGGTAAAGAATCTGATATCCACTACGCTGGAAATGCAGAATTATAAATTTCATACGGCGGAGACGGGGCAGCAGGCTGTGATGGCGGCGGCATCCCAGAATCCGGATGTGATGCTCCTGGATCTTGGGCTCCCGGACATGGATGGAGTGGAGATCATCAAAAAGGTGAGAAGCTGGTCCAATATGCCGATCATAGTCATCAGCGCCCGGAGCGAGGACAGGGATAAGATCGATGCGCTGGATGCAGGGGCAGATGATTATCTGACAAAGCCGTTTTCTGTAGAGGAGCTTCTGGCCAGACTTCGGGTAACGCTCCGCCGCCTGAGCTATATGCAGTCCTCAAAGGCCGCCGACGAGGTGGTATTTGTCAACGGGGATCTGAGGATTGACTATTCCGCCGGATGCGCGTACATGGAGGAGAAGGAGCTGCACCTGACGCCCATTGAATATAAACTCCTGTGCCTGCTCGCAAAAAATGTGGGCAAGGTCCTGACCCATACGTATATAACCAGAGAGGTATGGGGAAGCGCCTGGGAGAATGACGTGGCGTCCCTGAGAGTGTTTATGGCCACACTGCGTAAGAAGATCGAGACAGATCCGGCCCAGCCGAAATATATCCAGACCCATGTTGGCGTGGGCTACCGGATGCTGAGAATAGAATAG
- a CDS encoding sensor histidine kinase, producing the protein MERAKPDEILRQMEKEEQKESRGHLKIFFGYAAGVGKTYAMLKAAHAAKRRGIDVVAGYIEPHTRPRTMQLLNGLETIPPLVLSYKGISVKEFDLDAAIARHPKLILVDELAHTNAQGSRHAKRYQDIDELLNAGIDVYTTVNVQHIESLNDIVASITGIMVQERIPDKIFDDASQVELVDIEPEDLINRLKEGEVYQPTQAKKALHHFFTIENLTALREIALRRSADRVNKLSELAKQSGGGDYYTDEHILVCLSASPSNTKIIRTAARMARAFRGSLTAIFVETPRFRGASPEDKKRLREHIHLAEQLGGKVETVYGEDVALQIAEYAKLSGASKIVLGRSNTQKRFLISRQSFTERLTELAPNLDIYIIPDKAMPSYRKLAVKKTRNHFSLADVTKTIIILVLSSLVGMVFHQIGFNDSNIIMVYILGVLFAAIVTTGRIYSIVLSLVSVLVFNFLFTTPKFTFQAYGPEYPVTFLVMFLTAFVTSSLTTKIKRQAVQSAGMAYRTQILLDTNQLLQQQKNTDGIIEVTASQLTKLLHRDIVFYPSEEGDLKQPVWYLKDSGVSGQGAEDTSKKEYLLENEQAVAAWVFKNNKRAGAGTDTLGNARYMYLAVRSANDVYGVVGIDMYGDPLSSFENSLLLSILGECALALEKDLYGRKREEAAAQAKNEQLRANLLRSISHDLRTPLTSISGNAGVLLGNGGRLDESKKNQLYTDIYDDSMWLINLVENLLSVTRIEDGTMHLNLETELLEEVITEARRHVNRKSVEHEIEVVQKDEFILAKMDARLIVQVIINLIDNAIKYTPPGSRIVITVAKAGRMAVVEVADNGPGIADDLKDKIFEMFYTANNGIADSRRSLGLGLALCKSIITAHGGTITVRDNEPRGTIFQFTLPSEEAMLHE; encoded by the coding sequence ATGGAGCGGGCAAAGCCGGACGAGATATTAAGGCAGATGGAAAAAGAAGAGCAGAAGGAAAGCAGAGGACATCTGAAGATATTTTTCGGATACGCTGCAGGAGTGGGAAAGACTTATGCGATGCTGAAAGCCGCCCATGCCGCGAAAAGAAGAGGGATAGACGTGGTGGCCGGCTATATCGAGCCTCATACCAGGCCCCGCACGATGCAGCTTTTAAACGGCTTGGAGACAATCCCTCCGCTGGTCTTGTCTTATAAAGGGATTTCCGTAAAGGAATTTGACCTGGATGCCGCGATCGCCCGGCATCCGAAACTGATCCTGGTGGATGAGCTGGCGCATACAAACGCCCAGGGGAGCAGGCATGCGAAGCGGTACCAGGATATCGATGAGCTTCTCAATGCCGGGATAGATGTCTACACCACCGTGAATGTCCAGCATATAGAGAGTCTCAACGATATTGTGGCCTCCATAACCGGGATCATGGTGCAGGAGAGGATCCCAGATAAAATATTTGATGACGCCAGCCAGGTCGAGCTGGTGGATATCGAGCCGGAGGATCTGATCAACCGGCTGAAGGAAGGAGAGGTCTATCAGCCGACACAGGCAAAAAAGGCGCTGCACCATTTTTTCACGATTGAAAATCTGACGGCGCTCAGGGAAATCGCCCTTCGCCGGAGCGCCGACCGGGTGAATAAGCTCTCAGAACTGGCGAAGCAGTCGGGCGGAGGGGATTATTATACCGATGAACATATCCTGGTATGTCTCTCCGCGTCTCCTTCCAACACGAAGATTATCCGTACGGCTGCGAGGATGGCCAGGGCATTCAGGGGAAGCCTGACAGCGATTTTCGTGGAAACTCCCAGATTTCGGGGCGCATCCCCGGAGGATAAGAAAAGGCTCCGGGAGCATATCCACCTGGCAGAACAGCTGGGGGGAAAGGTAGAGACTGTATACGGAGAAGATGTGGCCCTCCAGATCGCGGAATACGCAAAGCTGTCCGGCGCATCCAAGATCGTGCTGGGACGGAGCAATACACAGAAGAGATTTCTGATATCCAGGCAGTCCTTCACGGAGAGGCTGACGGAACTCGCGCCAAATCTGGATATCTATATCATCCCCGATAAGGCGATGCCCAGCTACCGGAAGCTGGCGGTGAAAAAAACAAGGAACCATTTTTCCTTGGCGGATGTTACAAAGACGATCATCATACTTGTGCTGTCTTCCCTGGTGGGTATGGTCTTCCATCAGATAGGCTTTAATGATTCCAATATCATTATGGTTTATATTTTGGGAGTGCTGTTTGCGGCTATCGTGACCACCGGGCGCATATACAGTATCGTCCTGTCTCTGGTCAGCGTGCTGGTATTCAACTTCCTGTTCACTACGCCTAAATTCACCTTTCAGGCTTATGGCCCGGAATATCCCGTGACCTTTCTGGTGATGTTCCTCACGGCTTTTGTGACCAGTTCCCTGACGACGAAGATAAAGAGACAGGCGGTCCAGTCCGCAGGTATGGCCTACCGGACACAGATCCTTCTGGACACGAACCAGCTGCTTCAGCAGCAGAAGAATACGGACGGCATCATAGAGGTGACGGCCAGCCAGCTGACAAAGCTGCTCCATCGGGATATCGTCTTTTATCCGTCTGAAGAGGGCGATCTAAAGCAGCCGGTCTGGTATCTAAAGGATTCCGGCGTCTCCGGACAGGGGGCAGAAGATACGTCCAAAAAAGAATATCTTCTGGAGAATGAGCAGGCGGTCGCGGCGTGGGTGTTTAAAAACAACAAACGGGCGGGCGCCGGCACCGATACGCTGGGAAATGCCCGGTATATGTATCTTGCAGTCCGAAGCGCCAATGATGTGTACGGTGTGGTGGGCATCGATATGTATGGAGATCCGCTCAGCTCCTTTGAAAACAGCCTTCTGCTCTCTATATTGGGGGAGTGTGCCCTGGCCCTTGAGAAGGACTTATATGGGAGAAAACGGGAAGAAGCGGCGGCTCAGGCCAAAAATGAGCAGCTGCGCGCCAATCTCCTCCGTTCCATTTCCCACGATCTGCGGACGCCGCTGACCAGCATATCCGGAAATGCCGGCGTCCTGCTGGGAAACGGCGGCAGACTGGATGAAAGTAAGAAAAACCAGCTGTATACGGATATTTATGATGATTCCATGTGGCTGATCAATCTGGTGGAGAACCTGCTGTCCGTGACCAGGATTGAAGACGGCACCATGCATCTTAACCTGGAGACAGAGCTTTTGGAGGAGGTCATCACAGAGGCCAGGCGCCATGTCAACAGAAAGAGTGTGGAGCATGAGATCGAAGTAGTACAGAAGGACGAATTCATTCTGGCGAAAATGGATGCACGCCTGATCGTGCAGGTGATAATCAATCTCATCGACAATGCCATTAAATATACGCCGCCCGGTTCGAGGATCGTCATCACGGTGGCAAAGGCCGGAAGGATGGCAGTAGTGGAGGTGGCGGACAACGGTCCGGGAATTGCCGATGATTTGAAGGATAAGATATTTGAAATGTTCTATACGGCCAATAATGGGATCGCGGACAGCAGAAGGAGTCTGGGGCTTGGCCTGGCTCTGTGCAAATCCATTATAACGGCTCACGGAGGAACGATAACAGTGAGGGACAATGAGCCCCGCGGCACCATATTCCAGTTTACCCTGCCATCAGAGGAGGCAATGTTGCATGAATAA
- the kdpC gene encoding K(+)-transporting ATPase subunit C, producing the protein MKAIKTILPRAALLFLLFTVICGILYPGAVTAVAQTVFPDKANGSIIEVNGKKYGSALLGQQYTDVTHMWGRIMNLNTNTYKDKDGNAVMYASPSNLSPVSEEYKELLAQRVEKIRSAHPEKGDTPIPVDLVTCSGSGLDPDISAAAAEYQAERLARENGRSVEEIEDIIEKCTTHKIFGIFGEETVNVLKVNLMLDGILE; encoded by the coding sequence ATGAAAGCAATAAAAACGATTTTGCCCAGGGCGGCCCTTTTGTTTCTGCTTTTTACGGTCATATGCGGAATTTTGTATCCCGGCGCCGTGACCGCGGTGGCTCAGACGGTATTTCCGGATAAGGCAAACGGGAGTATCATTGAGGTAAATGGTAAAAAGTATGGAAGCGCGCTTCTTGGGCAGCAGTATACAGACGTGACTCACATGTGGGGAAGGATCATGAATCTGAATACGAATACTTACAAAGATAAAGACGGGAATGCCGTGATGTACGCCTCTCCTTCCAATCTGAGCCCGGTCAGCGAAGAATATAAGGAACTGTTGGCGCAGAGAGTGGAAAAGATTCGGTCTGCCCATCCGGAAAAAGGAGATACGCCGATACCGGTAGATCTGGTAACCTGCTCAGGGAGCGGGCTGGACCCGGATATCTCCGCGGCGGCCGCGGAATATCAGGCAGAACGCCTGGCGAGGGAGAATGGCAGATCTGTGGAGGAAATCGAAGATATCATAGAAAAATGTACAACGCATAAGATTTTTGGGATTTTTGGAGAAGAGACGGTCAACGTATTGAAGGTGAATCTGATGCTGGACGGTATTTTGGAATAG